The proteins below come from a single Oenanthe melanoleuca isolate GR-GAL-2019-014 chromosome Z, OMel1.0, whole genome shotgun sequence genomic window:
- the TMEM252 gene encoding transmembrane protein 252, whose amino-acid sequence MKMSTAERASKQAADSNKVLCLLLKMPKHLFTFLRLFMLLLSFSTICLGVLCMSTNSSMCRCGNNKLVFYCLLALGLCLLVTGIFWSTFHEALKYRALGIFIRNPSHRELHVCTIDRPDFYPPSYEDSIDPEKLVSSLSVASTLKQQEFINIPPPPYSESSAEFISETNEQEQPPPYTLSVEQQQTADQDPNHRGGLNSHISMQEISCQQDTDFQRTSGRATPVKT is encoded by the exons ATGAAGATGAGTACAGCAGAGAGAGCCAGCAAACAAGCAGCAGACAGCAACAAAGTGCTGTGTCTTCTGCTAAAGATGCCAAAACATCTTTTTACTTTCCTTCGTCTTTTTATGCTCTTACTTAGTTTCTCCACTATTTGCCTGGGAGTACTTTGCATGTCCACGAATTCCTCCATGTGCAGATGTGGGAACAACAAGCTAGTGTTTTATTGCCTGTTAGCTCTGGGGCTCTGTCTCCTTGTTACTGGCATTTTCTGGAGCACCTTCCATGAAGCTCTGAAATACAGGGCCCTTGGCATCTTCATTCGAAATCCCAGCCACAGAGAACTGCATGTCTGCACCATAGACAG GCCTGACTTCTATCCTCCCTCTTATGAAGACAGCATAGATCCTGAAAAACTGGTTTCCTCACTGTCAGTTGCCTCCACACTAAAACAGCAAGAATTCATCAATATTCCTCCACCTCCATATAGTGAAAGCAGTGCAGAATTTATCAGTGAAACAAATGAGCAGGAACAGCCACCACCATACACATTatctgtggagcagcagcaaacagctgACCAAGACCCAAACCACAGAGGGGGGTTAAATTCTCATATATCCATGCAAGAAATCAGTTGCCAACAGGATACAGACTTCCAGAGGACCTCAGGAAGAGCAACACCTGTCAAAACATGA